In one window of Prevotella sp. E13-17 DNA:
- the rplU gene encoding 50S ribosomal protein L21: MYAIVEIQGQQFKAEEGKKLFVHHIKDVEAGKTVEFDKVLLVDADGAVKVGAPTVEGAKVVVEVVNPLVKGDKVIVFKMKRRKDFRKKNGHREQFTEVVIKQVVA, from the coding sequence ATGTACGCAATTGTAGAAATTCAGGGTCAGCAGTTCAAGGCTGAGGAGGGCAAAAAGCTCTTCGTACATCACATCAAGGATGTAGAGGCAGGCAAGACTGTTGAATTTGACAAAGTGCTGCTCGTAGATGCCGACGGCGCTGTCAAGGTTGGCGCACCCACCGTAGAAGGTGCAAAGGTAGTAGTAGAAGTAGTGAACCCGCTCGTAAAGGGCGACAAAGTCATCGTTTTCAAGATGAAGCGCCGCAAGGACTTCCGTAAGAAGAACGGTCACCGCGAACAGTTCACAGAAGTAGTAATCAAGCAGGTAGTCGCTTAA
- a CDS encoding DMP19 family protein, which yields MKQIIVKDADLSNAALEGMDAFLQVFIDALREAVGGEPSAEAIQELNADQMTLLCWDTLHQEVMDGGFVQLIHNGYGPFIFKNPFAKALNKMWHMRDLSKMLYEVHTLWLENREALEADCTDEEFMALFEQYPQFDDYDDMFVENEEMWTEQIAHYVDENIEKFATVE from the coding sequence ATGAAACAGATTATCGTAAAAGATGCCGATTTGAGCAATGCTGCTCTTGAGGGAATGGATGCTTTTTTGCAGGTCTTCATTGATGCATTACGTGAAGCCGTTGGTGGTGAGCCAAGTGCCGAAGCTATTCAGGAATTGAATGCCGACCAAATGACTCTGCTGTGTTGGGACACTTTGCATCAGGAAGTGATGGATGGCGGCTTTGTGCAGTTAATACATAACGGCTATGGTCCTTTCATCTTTAAGAATCCTTTTGCCAAGGCGCTTAATAAAATGTGGCACATGCGTGACTTGTCGAAGATGCTTTACGAGGTACACACCTTGTGGCTCGAAAATCGTGAGGCATTAGAAGCAGACTGTACCGACGAGGAATTTATGGCACTGTTCGAGCAGTATCCGCAGTTCGACGACTACGATGATATGTTTGTTGAAAACGAAGAGATGTGGACAGAGCAGATTGCCCACTATGTAGATGAGAACATTGAGAAATTCGCAACGGTAGAATGA
- a CDS encoding glycoside hydrolase family 10 protein: MRNILLLLALLLTSAANAQQKREFRGAWIQCVNGQFQGMGTKKMQETLRYQLDELQKDGVNAIIFQVRPECDALYPSKLEPWSRFLTGQQGKAPSPYWDPLQWMIDQCHARGMELHAWINPYRAKTKGTMALASSHVAVQHPERCFDYDGLKILNPGIPENRDFICLVAKDIVSRYDIDGIHMDDYFYPYPAPGQVIPDEAQHRLYSNGIADRGDWRRYNVNLFIKQFYETVHETKPWVKVGISPFGIYRNKKNAAIGSNTNGLQNYDDLYADVLLWINNGWLDYCVPQIYWEIGNRAADYDTLIRWWNQYAAGRPLFIGEDIERTVKHADPSHPQQNQQPAKQRLHQQMRNVKGTVLWYAKAAVDNTGNYATQLRQNYWRYPALQPEMPFLDKKAPGKPRKVKPVWTQDGYVLFWTAPKGKQWGDVATKYVVYCFAKGEKLNINDPSKIVTITSNTFYKLPYKQGHQAYTYVVTALDRMQNESKVAKKKVKL; the protein is encoded by the coding sequence ATGAGAAACATACTATTACTACTTGCTTTGCTGCTGACATCTGCGGCAAATGCACAACAGAAAAGGGAATTCCGTGGTGCGTGGATACAATGTGTCAACGGACAGTTTCAAGGTATGGGCACTAAGAAGATGCAAGAGACCTTGAGGTATCAGTTAGATGAGTTGCAGAAAGATGGTGTGAATGCAATCATCTTCCAGGTACGTCCAGAGTGTGATGCACTCTATCCCAGTAAGTTAGAGCCTTGGAGCCGATTCCTCACCGGACAGCAGGGCAAGGCCCCAAGTCCTTATTGGGACCCTCTGCAGTGGATGATCGACCAGTGTCACGCACGTGGCATGGAACTGCACGCATGGATCAATCCCTATCGTGCAAAGACTAAGGGTACTATGGCGTTGGCTTCGAGCCATGTGGCTGTTCAGCATCCTGAGCGCTGTTTTGACTATGATGGATTGAAAATCTTGAATCCTGGCATCCCTGAGAACCGTGACTTCATCTGTCTGGTCGCTAAGGATATCGTTTCGCGCTATGACATCGATGGTATTCATATGGACGACTATTTCTATCCTTATCCTGCTCCTGGTCAGGTAATCCCTGATGAAGCCCAGCATCGTCTGTATTCTAATGGTATTGCGGATAGAGGAGATTGGCGCAGATATAACGTGAACCTGTTTATCAAACAGTTCTATGAGACCGTTCACGAAACGAAGCCTTGGGTGAAGGTCGGTATTTCGCCATTCGGTATCTATCGTAATAAGAAGAATGCCGCTATCGGTAGTAATACAAATGGTCTGCAAAACTATGATGACCTTTATGCCGATGTGTTGCTGTGGATTAATAATGGTTGGCTGGATTATTGTGTTCCTCAGATATATTGGGAAATAGGAAACCGCGCTGCTGACTATGACACTTTGATTCGTTGGTGGAATCAGTATGCTGCTGGACGTCCCTTGTTTATTGGCGAGGATATAGAAAGAACCGTCAAACATGCCGATCCCAGTCATCCTCAGCAGAATCAACAGCCAGCCAAGCAACGTCTGCATCAGCAGATGCGCAACGTGAAGGGAACGGTGTTGTGGTATGCAAAAGCTGCAGTAGATAATACAGGCAACTATGCTACACAGTTGCGCCAGAATTATTGGCGTTATCCTGCACTGCAGCCCGAGATGCCTTTCTTGGATAAGAAGGCTCCAGGCAAACCTCGTAAGGTGAAGCCCGTGTGGACTCAGGATGGCTATGTGCTGTTTTGGACTGCTCCAAAGGGCAAACAGTGGGGGGATGTGGCCACAAAGTATGTGGTGTATTGTTTTGCTAAGGGAGAGAAGTTGAATATCAACGATCCTTCAAAGATTGTGACGATTACGTCGAATACATTCTATAAGCTGCCTTACAAACAGGGCCATCAGGCATATACCTATGTGGTGACAGCTCTTGACCGCATGCAAAATGAGAGTAAGGTTGCAAAGAAGAAGGTGAAACTATAG
- a CDS encoding HAD family phosphatase has translation MIRNIIFDLGGVIITLDQSQSVRRFEALGLKDAEQRLNAYTQEGIFGDLEGGKIDAEMFRKEFSKLVGHEVTHEQCAYAWQGYAKELPVRNLETLTRLRQEGYRLLLLSNTNPYMMEWVGSDKFDGRGHSVDYYFDNMYLSYRMKLMKPNPEIFTRLLMAEHISPEECLFLDDGPRNVAAASQIGINTFCPENGADWTQDIYQFLK, from the coding sequence ATGATACGAAACATTATTTTTGATCTCGGAGGTGTCATTATCACCTTGGATCAATCGCAGTCTGTAAGGCGATTTGAGGCGTTGGGACTGAAAGATGCAGAACAGCGACTGAATGCTTATACACAGGAAGGAATCTTTGGAGATCTGGAAGGTGGAAAGATAGATGCTGAGATGTTCAGAAAAGAATTTTCTAAACTGGTGGGGCATGAGGTGACTCATGAGCAATGTGCTTATGCTTGGCAGGGGTATGCCAAGGAATTGCCTGTTCGTAATCTAGAGACTTTGACTCGTCTGCGTCAGGAGGGCTATCGTCTGCTGCTCTTGTCCAATACCAATCCATATATGATGGAGTGGGTGGGGTCGGACAAGTTTGACGGACGCGGCCATAGCGTGGATTACTATTTCGACAATATGTATCTCAGTTACCGTATGAAACTGATGAAGCCTAACCCCGAAATATTCACTCGGTTGTTGATGGCTGAGCATATATCACCAGAAGAATGCTTGTTTCTTGATGATGGTCCTCGCAATGTGGCAGCAGCCAGTCAGATAGGCATTAATACGTTCTGTCCTGAGAATGGGGCAGACTGGACACAGGATATTTATCAATTTTTAAAATGA
- the rpmA gene encoding 50S ribosomal protein L27 — protein sequence MAHKKGVGSSKNGRESAAQRLGVKIWGGQKVEAGNIIVRQRGTKHNPGNGVGIGKDDTLYALIDGTVNFHKGKRDKSVVSVIPTAEA from the coding sequence ATGGCACATAAAAAAGGTGTAGGTAGTTCTAAGAACGGTCGCGAGAGTGCTGCTCAGCGACTTGGCGTTAAGATCTGGGGTGGCCAGAAAGTAGAAGCAGGCAACATTATCGTTCGCCAGCGCGGTACAAAGCACAATCCCGGTAACGGTGTTGGTATTGGTAAAGACGATACTCTGTACGCTCTCATTGATGGAACAGTAAACTTCCACAAGGGCAAGCGCGACAAGAGCGTTGTTTCAGTAATTCCAACAGCTGAAGCTTAA
- the metH gene encoding methionine synthase, with protein MIHNEITKRILVLDGAMGTVVQEYGLDEKDYRGERFQNIEGQLKGNNDVLCLTRPDVIADIHRRYLEAGADIITTNTFNAQRISQSDYHLQSYAKEINMAGARLARQCADAFSTPERPRFVAGSVGPTNKTCSMSPDVSDPARRELTYDELFDAYTEQIEGLIEGGVDLLLIETIFDSLNAKVAIDAAVQVRGNRDIPIMLSVTVSDAAGRTLSGQTLDAFMASVSSYPIFSIGLNCSFGARQMKPYLKELARRAPYYVSAYPNAGLPNSLGLYDETPASMAPQIAEFINEQLVNIVGGCCGTTPDFIREYVPLTKGKTPRRPAQKSAQIQLSGLDLLEPMAFTNVGERCNVAGSRKFLRLIKEKNYEEALQIARKQVDDGAMVLDINMDDALLDAKAEMVMFLNLIASEPEIARVPVMIDSSKWEVIMAGLKCVQGKSIVNSISLKEGEEVFLRHAADVKRMGAAVVVMCFDEKGQATTYERRIEIAERAYRLMTEKLAFAPQDIIFDPNVLAVATGIEEHNAYALDFIRAAEWIKKNLPGAHVSGGVSNLSFSFRGNNYIREAMHAVFLYHGVHVGMDFGIVNPSTKVTYNDIPKELLELLEDVVLNRRQDAAERLLNSEYVVNKDVVQGNEKMQATVLEQRSVEERLQDALIRGTNETLAADLQEAVGKYPRAVDIIEGPLMAGMNEVGRRFGEGKMFLPQVVKTARTMKQAVEILQPFIDSGKQGNSTKTGKVLLATVKGDVHDIGKNIVSVIMACNGYEVIDLGVMVPADQIVQKAIDEQVDMIGLSGLITPSLEEMVNVAKELREAGLDIPIMIGGATTSELHVALKIAPVYGGPVVWLKDASQNPIVAQRLMKETETYSTELNEEYEHMREQYNNERQQLLSLEEARRHKPNLFE; from the coding sequence ATGATACACAACGAAATTACTAAACGAATACTCGTGCTCGACGGTGCTATGGGAACCGTTGTCCAGGAGTATGGACTTGACGAGAAAGACTATAGAGGTGAGCGTTTTCAGAATATTGAGGGACAGCTGAAAGGCAACAATGATGTACTTTGCCTGACACGTCCTGACGTGATAGCCGATATTCATCGGAGATACCTTGAGGCGGGGGCTGATATTATCACCACCAACACGTTTAATGCGCAACGTATCTCGCAAAGCGACTATCATCTGCAATCATATGCAAAAGAGATAAATATGGCTGGTGCCCGACTGGCTCGTCAGTGTGCCGATGCATTCTCTACGCCAGAGAGGCCACGCTTCGTAGCTGGTTCTGTAGGTCCCACCAACAAGACTTGTTCTATGTCGCCAGACGTGTCGGATCCCGCACGTCGTGAATTAACGTACGATGAACTGTTCGACGCTTATACTGAACAGATAGAAGGACTGATAGAGGGTGGGGTGGATCTGTTGCTTATTGAGACCATCTTCGACTCGCTGAATGCAAAGGTCGCCATTGATGCTGCAGTTCAGGTACGTGGCAATCGTGATATCCCCATTATGCTCTCTGTGACAGTTAGCGATGCAGCTGGTCGCACATTGAGCGGACAAACATTGGATGCCTTTATGGCTTCGGTGTCTTCTTATCCTATCTTCAGCATCGGACTGAACTGCTCGTTTGGTGCCCGCCAGATGAAGCCATATCTTAAGGAACTGGCACGCAGGGCTCCCTATTATGTGAGTGCTTATCCTAATGCGGGACTGCCAAACTCTTTAGGACTCTACGACGAGACGCCTGCGTCGATGGCTCCTCAGATTGCCGAGTTTATCAACGAGCAGCTGGTGAACATCGTGGGTGGCTGTTGTGGTACGACACCTGATTTTATACGTGAATATGTACCCTTGACGAAGGGAAAGACACCTCGCCGGCCAGCCCAGAAGTCAGCTCAAATACAGCTTTCTGGACTCGACTTGCTTGAGCCTATGGCCTTTACTAATGTGGGCGAGCGCTGTAATGTGGCTGGCTCGCGTAAGTTTCTGCGGTTGATTAAAGAAAAGAACTATGAGGAAGCGCTGCAGATAGCGCGTAAGCAGGTGGATGATGGTGCTATGGTACTGGACATCAATATGGATGATGCCCTGTTGGATGCAAAGGCTGAGATGGTGATGTTTCTCAATCTGATAGCCTCAGAACCAGAGATTGCTCGAGTGCCGGTGATGATCGACTCCAGTAAATGGGAAGTCATCATGGCTGGTTTGAAATGTGTGCAGGGCAAAAGTATCGTGAACAGTATATCGCTGAAAGAAGGCGAGGAGGTGTTCTTGCGTCATGCTGCCGATGTAAAGCGCATGGGTGCTGCTGTCGTTGTGATGTGTTTCGATGAGAAGGGGCAGGCCACAACCTATGAACGTCGAATTGAGATTGCCGAGAGAGCCTATCGACTGATGACAGAGAAGTTGGCTTTTGCTCCACAAGATATTATCTTCGATCCTAATGTGTTGGCTGTTGCCACCGGTATAGAGGAACATAATGCTTATGCGCTCGACTTTATTCGTGCGGCAGAATGGATTAAGAAGAACTTGCCTGGTGCCCATGTTAGTGGTGGCGTGAGCAATCTTTCGTTCTCGTTTCGTGGTAATAACTATATCCGTGAGGCCATGCATGCGGTGTTCCTCTATCATGGTGTTCATGTGGGTATGGACTTCGGTATTGTAAATCCTTCTACAAAAGTAACTTATAATGATATTCCAAAAGAGCTGCTTGAGCTTTTGGAGGATGTGGTTCTGAACCGACGTCAGGATGCTGCAGAGCGCTTGTTGAACTCGGAATATGTAGTCAATAAAGACGTTGTACAAGGCAACGAAAAGATGCAGGCAACCGTCTTGGAACAGCGTAGTGTGGAGGAACGATTGCAAGACGCATTGATTCGTGGTACCAACGAGACCTTAGCAGCCGACTTGCAAGAGGCTGTCGGAAAGTATCCTCGTGCTGTGGACATCATCGAGGGTCCTTTGATGGCGGGCATGAACGAGGTGGGGCGCCGCTTTGGTGAGGGTAAGATGTTCTTGCCTCAGGTTGTCAAGACGGCAAGAACCATGAAGCAGGCGGTGGAAATACTGCAACCATTTATTGATTCTGGAAAGCAAGGCAATTCGACAAAAACAGGAAAGGTGCTTTTGGCCACAGTAAAGGGCGACGTACACGATATAGGCAAGAATATTGTGAGTGTTATCATGGCCTGCAATGGCTATGAAGTGATAGACCTGGGAGTGATGGTGCCTGCCGACCAGATTGTACAAAAGGCGATAGATGAACAGGTGGATATGATTGGTCTCTCTGGTCTCATAACCCCAAGTCTTGAAGAAATGGTGAATGTTGCCAAAGAACTGCGTGAGGCAGGGCTTGACATACCCATCATGATTGGTGGTGCGACTACGAGTGAACTGCATGTGGCACTAAAGATAGCACCGGTCTATGGCGGCCCTGTGGTATGGTTGAAGGATGCCTCTCAAAATCCTATTGTTGCGCAACGACTGATGAAAGAGACTGAGACTTATTCAACAGAGTTGAACGAAGAGTATGAACACATGCGCGAACAGTATAATAACGAGCGACAGCAGCTGCTATCTTTAGAGGAGGCACGTCGTCATAAACCCAATTTGTTTGAATGA
- the smpB gene encoding SsrA-binding protein SmpB, whose protein sequence is MNKQEQELRKKSPVQIKNKKAAFEYFFIEEFTAGIVLTGTEIKSIRAGKASLVDTYCTIIHGEMWVKGMSVSPYFYGSYNNHEQKRDRKLLLTRREISRLESATKQTGYTIVPTLVFIDENGRAKMDLALCKGKKAYDKRQTLKEKEDRREMDRAMKVYK, encoded by the coding sequence ATGAATAAGCAAGAACAGGAGCTCCGCAAAAAGAGTCCCGTACAAATTAAAAATAAAAAAGCGGCTTTCGAATACTTCTTTATTGAGGAGTTTACGGCTGGCATTGTGCTGACAGGCACAGAGATTAAGTCGATAAGAGCAGGAAAGGCCAGTCTGGTGGACACCTATTGTACGATTATTCACGGTGAAATGTGGGTGAAAGGAATGTCTGTCAGTCCTTACTTTTATGGCTCGTATAATAACCACGAACAGAAGCGCGATCGGAAGTTGTTGCTGACACGTCGTGAGATTAGCCGACTGGAGAGTGCTACCAAACAGACCGGCTACACGATAGTGCCTACGTTGGTGTTTATCGACGAGAATGGGCGCGCCAAGATGGATCTGGCTTTGTGTAAGGGTAAGAAAGCCTATGACAAACGTCAAACGCTAAAGGAAAAAGAAGACAGACGCGAAATGGATCGCGCAATGAAGGTTTATAAATGA
- a CDS encoding sodium:solute symporter, which yields MNWSSHEFIWLDWTILAVGLLGVVAAVWYAIWKDKKAQQGEDSSAYLFGKGEPWYVIGMAIFAANIGSEHLVGLAGTGAKDGVGMAHWEMQGWMILILGWLFVPFYQLLINKMGKIITMPDFLKFRYTQRTGSWLSIITLVAYVLTKVSVTAFTGGIFFKFLLGIPFWYGAIGLIVITAVFTVFGGMKGVMTLSTIQTPILIIGSFLVLFLGLSALGDGSIVTGWENMMAACNAAHDGFGTTHMFHTDPGDPMYPQFPGYVVFLGASIIGFWYWCTDQHIVQRVLGQVPGEDNAEVIKRARRGTIAAGFFKILPCFMFLIPGMIAYALSQNPDSGIVMDITNHESTDGAFAMMVKNILPAGVKGIVTIGFVCALVASLAAFFNSCATLFTEDFYKPMKKGMSEAHYVFVGRMATVVVVLLGLAWMPIMMNMGNLYSYLQDIQSLIAPAMVAVFTLGIFSKKITPKAGEWGLIGGFLIGMLRLVTNVITDSGKAVMDGALWENTAWFWQTNWLIFECWLLVFIILLMVVVSCFTPAPSKAQVDAITFSSDFKKSIKESWGAWDIIGTLVVIGLCACFYVYFW from the coding sequence ATGAATTGGAGTTCTCATGAATTTATATGGCTCGACTGGACCATTCTTGCCGTCGGCCTTTTAGGAGTAGTGGCAGCCGTATGGTATGCCATCTGGAAAGATAAGAAAGCGCAGCAGGGTGAAGACTCATCTGCCTACCTTTTTGGTAAGGGCGAACCTTGGTACGTAATCGGTATGGCAATCTTTGCTGCCAACATCGGTTCTGAGCACCTTGTAGGCCTGGCTGGTACTGGCGCAAAAGATGGTGTAGGTATGGCCCACTGGGAAATGCAGGGGTGGATGATCCTGATTCTCGGATGGCTGTTCGTTCCCTTCTACCAGTTGCTAATCAACAAGATGGGTAAGATTATCACCATGCCCGACTTCCTGAAGTTCCGCTACACCCAGCGCACAGGTTCATGGCTCAGCATTATCACCCTTGTGGCCTACGTACTGACAAAGGTTTCAGTCACAGCCTTCACTGGTGGTATCTTCTTCAAATTCTTGTTAGGCATTCCTTTCTGGTATGGTGCCATTGGTTTGATTGTCATCACAGCTGTGTTCACCGTGTTTGGTGGCATGAAGGGTGTGATGACCCTCTCAACCATCCAGACCCCCATTCTTATCATTGGTTCATTCCTGGTGCTCTTCCTCGGATTGTCAGCACTGGGCGATGGCAGCATCGTTACCGGTTGGGAAAACATGATGGCTGCATGTAATGCCGCTCACGATGGTTTCGGAACCACACACATGTTCCACACAGATCCAGGCGACCCCATGTATCCGCAGTTCCCTGGTTACGTAGTCTTCCTTGGTGCCTCTATCATTGGTTTCTGGTACTGGTGTACCGACCAGCACATCGTACAGCGTGTATTGGGTCAGGTGCCTGGCGAGGACAATGCAGAGGTTATCAAGCGTGCCCGTCGTGGAACTATCGCAGCAGGTTTCTTCAAAATCCTACCTTGCTTCATGTTCCTCATCCCTGGTATGATTGCCTATGCACTCTCGCAGAATCCCGATAGCGGTATCGTGATGGACATCACCAACCACGAGTCAACCGACGGAGCATTTGCCATGATGGTGAAGAACATCTTGCCCGCAGGTGTAAAAGGTATCGTAACCATCGGTTTCGTATGCGCCCTTGTTGCATCACTGGCAGCCTTCTTCAACAGCTGTGCCACCCTCTTCACCGAGGACTTCTATAAGCCTATGAAGAAAGGTATGAGCGAGGCTCATTACGTATTCGTTGGTCGTATGGCTACAGTTGTTGTCGTGCTGCTGGGTCTGGCATGGATGCCTATCATGATGAACATGGGTAACCTTTATTCTTATCTGCAGGACATCCAGTCGCTGATTGCACCAGCTATGGTGGCCGTGTTCACGCTGGGTATCTTCTCTAAGAAGATCACACCTAAGGCAGGTGAGTGGGGTTTGATTGGCGGCTTCCTCATCGGTATGCTGCGCCTTGTCACCAACGTCATCACTGATTCTGGTAAGGCCGTGATGGATGGAGCTTTGTGGGAGAACACAGCTTGGTTCTGGCAGACCAACTGGCTTATCTTCGAGTGTTGGCTGCTGGTATTCATCATCCTGTTGATGGTGGTAGTCAGCTGCTTCACACCTGCTCCCTCTAAGGCACAGGTTGATGCCATCACATTCTCGTCAGACTTCAAGAAGTCTATCAAAGAGAGTTGGGGGGCATGGGATATCATCGGCACACTGGTTGTTATCGGCCTCTGCGCTTGTTTCTACGTATATTTCTGGTAA
- a CDS encoding aldose epimerase family protein yields MKALKASLFGLGASMALVFCACSGSQEAANLTVSGLNPEKFDTVINEKPVKLYTLVNENGVEACITNFGARIVSLMVPDRDGKLTDVVLGYDNIAQYADAKNFGSDFGASIGRYANRIKNGQFCIGDSTIQLPQNNFGHCLHGGPTGWQYQIFDAEQIDSTTLKLTLVSPDGDNNFPGEVKATVTYTLTSDNAIDIKMEAETDQPTIVNMTNHSYFNLNGDPTKPAMDMELYINADKFTPADSTFMPTGEICEVAGTPMDFRTAHAIQDSLRMDFEQVKFGNGFDHNWILNTYKDGKGDDTQVAASLYSPKTGILLEAFTNEPGMQVYTGNFQGINGEQDKVRKGGLKYPQRPSVCLESQKYPNSPNHPEWPSPFLNPGEKYYSHLVFKFSVK; encoded by the coding sequence ATGAAAGCATTAAAAGCTAGTTTGTTCGGACTCGGCGCATCAATGGCGCTCGTGTTTTGTGCATGTAGTGGCAGCCAAGAAGCTGCAAATCTGACCGTTTCGGGCCTCAACCCCGAAAAGTTCGACACCGTTATCAATGAGAAACCCGTGAAGCTCTACACCCTCGTCAACGAGAATGGCGTAGAGGCATGCATCACCAATTTTGGTGCTCGCATCGTTTCGCTGATGGTTCCCGATCGTGACGGCAAGCTCACCGACGTAGTCTTGGGCTACGACAACATTGCCCAGTATGCCGATGCCAAAAACTTCGGCAGCGACTTCGGTGCATCTATTGGCCGCTACGCCAACCGTATTAAGAATGGTCAGTTCTGCATTGGCGACTCAACCATTCAGTTACCCCAGAACAATTTCGGACATTGCTTGCACGGTGGTCCCACCGGATGGCAGTATCAGATTTTTGATGCCGAGCAGATTGACTCTACGACATTGAAACTCACGCTCGTCAGCCCCGATGGCGACAACAATTTCCCCGGAGAGGTTAAAGCCACCGTTACCTATACGCTGACCAGCGATAATGCTATTGACATCAAGATGGAGGCAGAAACCGACCAGCCCACCATCGTCAACATGACCAACCACTCATATTTCAACTTGAACGGCGACCCCACCAAGCCCGCTATGGACATGGAACTCTACATCAATGCCGACAAGTTCACACCCGCTGACTCTACATTCATGCCCACAGGCGAGATTTGTGAGGTAGCCGGCACACCTATGGACTTCCGCACAGCTCATGCCATTCAGGACTCTCTGCGCATGGACTTCGAGCAAGTGAAGTTTGGTAATGGTTTCGACCACAACTGGATTCTGAATACCTATAAAGATGGTAAGGGCGACGACACTCAGGTAGCTGCTTCGCTCTACTCTCCCAAGACAGGCATTCTGCTCGAGGCATTCACCAACGAGCCCGGTATGCAGGTTTACACTGGTAACTTCCAGGGTATCAATGGCGAGCAGGACAAGGTTCGCAAGGGCGGACTGAAGTACCCCCAGCGTCCTTCAGTATGTCTTGAGAGCCAGAAGTACCCCAACTCACCCAACCATCCCGAGTGGCCAAGTCCATTCCTGAATCCTGGTGAGAAGTACTACAGTCACTTGGTATTCAAGTTCTCTGTGAAATAA